One window of Watersipora subatra chromosome 3, tzWatSuba1.1, whole genome shotgun sequence genomic DNA carries:
- the LOC137391790 gene encoding uncharacterized protein, which translates to MTKAGIPDSKPVYTSLPMPQVASVDPKANPPSTTCWYVCGLLSAIFCCLPFGLIGLVHAMVAQQEGEKGNYAAHRMRLRQAKCWTSWAIAIGLVTLIAAIATTLEMTVGVRGFCGYIDDWGWDGDWSWARNETSWNSTNSTTSEWMMWK; encoded by the exons ATGACGAAAGCTGGGATACCAGATAGCAAGCCTGTGTATACATCATTGCCCATGCCTCAAGTAGCTTCAGTTGACCCAAAG GCCAACCCGCCAAGCACCACTTGCTGGTATGTCTGCGGACTGCTCTCTGCTATCTTCTGCTGCCTTCCATTCGGATTAATTGGCCTCGTGCATGCTATGGTTGCTCAgcaagagggagagaaaggaaATTATGCAGCGCATAGAATGAGACTACGCCAAGCTAAATGCTGGACCTCTTGGGCCATCGCTATTGGATTGGTCACTCTAATTGCAGCG ATTGCCACCACACTCGAAATGACGGTCGGGGTTAGGGGTTTCTGTGGATATATCGATGACTGGGGCTGGGACGGGGACTGGAGTTGGGCTAGGAATGAGACTAGCTGGAACTCAACTAACTCCACTACCAGTGAATGGATGATGTGGAAGTAA
- the LOC137391520 gene encoding proline rich transmembrane protein 1B-like: MTSQVGVTMTKEEEANAPVSPPAYAPLPSQTAVPISYQVEHVPVPTSSCWYVLGVLATIFCCLPCGIVGLVHAMIGQHEAERGNVQAHRRRMYQAKCWTSWSIALGLLVLVLLTVWAVLGYIYYYGWDDDYYYKK; encoded by the exons ATGACAAGCCAAGTCGGTGTCACGATGACAAAGGAGGAGGAAGCCAATGCACCAGTGAGCCCTCCTGCCTATGCCCCACTCCCATCTCAAACAGCTGTCCCGATTTCGTATCAAGTCGAG CATGTTCCAGTCCCCACTTCATCATGTTGGTATGTCCTTGGCGTACTCGCAACAATTTTCTGCTGCCTGCCATGTGGAATTGTGGGCCTGGTACACGCTATGATCGGGCAGCACGAGGCTGAAAGAGGCAATGTGCAAGCTCATCGCCGAAGAATGTATCAAGCTAAGTGCTGGACATCTTGGTCAATTGCCCTTGGTCTTCTCGTCCTCGTCCTTCTTACTGTTTGG GCTGTCCTTGGCTACATCTACTACTATGGATGGGACGATGACTATTACTATAAGAAATAA
- the LOC137390678 gene encoding uncharacterized transmembrane protein DDB_G0289901-like, with amino-acid sequence MINCGLLGGLLGGLLGGLLGGLLGGLLGGLLGGLLGGLLGGLLGGLLGGLLGGLLGGLLSGLLGGLLSGLLGGLLGGLLGGLLGGLLGGLLGGLLGGLLGGLLGGLLGGLLGGLLGGLLGGLLGGLLGGLLGGLLGGLLSGLLGGLLGGLLGGLLGGLLSGLLGGLLGGLLSGLLGGLLGGLLGGLLGGLLGGLLG; translated from the exons ATGAT TAACTGTGGTCTACTGGGTGGTCTACTGGGTGGTCTACTGGGTGGTCTACTGGGTGGTCTACTGGGTGGTCTACTGGGTGGTCTACTGGGTGGTCTACTGGGTGGTCTACTGGGTGGTCTACTGGGTGGTCTACTGGGTGGTCTACTGGGTGGTCTACTGGGTGGTCTACTGAGTGGTCTACTGGGTGGTCTACTAAGTGGTCTACTGGGTGGTCTACTGGGTGGTCTACTGGGTGGTCTACTGGGTGGTCTACTGGGTGGTCTACTGGGTGGTCTACTGGGTGGTCTACTGGGTGGTCTACTGGGTGGTCTACTGGGTGGTCTACTGGGTGGTCTACTGGGTGGTCTACTGGGTGGTCTACTGGGTGGTCTACTGGGTGGTCTACTGGGTGGTCTACTGGGTGGTCTACTGAGTGGTCTACTGGGTGGTCTACTGGGTGGTCTACTGGGTGGTCTACTGGGTGGTCTACTGAGTGGTCTACTGGGTGGTTTACTGGGTGGTCTACTGAGTGGTCTACTGGGTGGTCTACTGGGTGGTCTACTGGGTGGTCTACTGGGTGGTCTACTGGGTGGTCTACTGGGCTAG
- the LOC137391519 gene encoding ATP-dependent DNA helicase Q1-like yields the protein MATSDLIISTKKELAEVDKNLEEIETQIQLLLNKQSALQKRRSFLKKHLELQSENKKSSHDWSSESFDWSTTLRSKCNSVFGIQSFRPNQLETINTTMSGLDCILVLPTGAGKSLCYQLPALFDKGYTLVISPLVSLMEDQVMALEKRGVLATMLQADSPKETVTAVYADVTRQPCKLRLLYVTPEKLAKSKRFMNKLEQSYKAGLLSRIAIDEVHCCSQWGHDFRPDYKFLGILKKQFPKVPILGLTATASAGVLVDVQKMLHLTHAQIYKGSFNRKNLHYSVMAKPLTHDECMDTLADMINARFHKQSGIVYCFSRKDTETIAGDLNSRGVRSAPYHAYLDRELRSQTHSRWLEGKVEVIVATIAFGMGIDKPDVRFVIHHSLSKSMENYYQESGRAGRDGLRADCILMYRLANVYKQSCMVFAETTGLEKLYAMVKYCIAQSTCRRALMAEHFSEVWDDTGCGSACDLCQGCRGVTLESSSADCTVQLIYGILDKASRMDTRLTGQKLIEAVMGKGSTQHRMKTASSLNRDRCEFLLGNMLIDGLIREDFHFTPYSTISYIVIGNRKSTLNSNYVESLNTRSPSEKACADARISSVKGVKRSSHNRSETTVKKEKVKVAKKPLVPTASRDEADVIVLSD from the coding sequence ATGGCCACGAGTGATCTCATCATCTCTACAAAGAAGGAGTTGGCAGAAGTTGATAAAAACCTTGAAGAAATAGAAACCCAGATACAGCTGTTATTAAACAAGCAGTCCGCACTGCAAAAAAGACGCTCATTCCTGAAAAAACATCTTGAGTTACAATCGGAGAATAAAAAAAGTTCACATGACTGGTCTAGTGAGAGTTTTGATTGGTCCACTACTCTGCGATCCAAATGCAACTCCGTCTTTGGTATTCAATCCTTTCGACCAAATCAGTTGGAGACAATAAATACTACCATGAGTGGTTTAGACTGCATTCTTGTGTTACCTACAGGTGCAGGTAAAAGCCTCTGCTACCAACTGCCTGCATTATTCGATAAAGGTTACACCCTAGTTATCTCCCCTTTAGTTTCATTAATGGAAGACCAAGTCATGGCATTGGAAAAGCGTGGCGTGCTAGCCACAATGCTGCAAGCTGACAGCCCAAAAGAAACGGTAACTGCTGTATATGCGGATGTTACTCGGCAGCCGTGTAAACTCCGCCTACTTTACGTCACTCCCGAGAAGTTGGCAAAGAGCAAGCGGTTTATGAACAAACTGGAGCAAAGCTATAAAGCTGGTTTGCTTTCTAGGATTGCTATTGATGAAGTACATTGTTGCTCTCAATGGGGGCATGATTTTCGACCCGATTATAAATTTCTCGGAATATTGAAAAAGCAATTTCCCAAGGTGCCGATTTTAGGACTGACTGCAACTGCTTCAGCTGGAGTGCTCGTCGATGTGCAGAAGATGCTGCACCTAACTCATGCTCAGATTTATAAAGGTTCATTTAACCGAAAAAACTTGCATTACAGTGTCATGGCCAAACCACTCACACATGACGAGTGCATGGACACACTCGCCGATATGATAAATGCCCGTTTCCACAAGCAATCTGGGATAGTCTATTGCTTCTCACGAAAAGATACAGAGACTATAGCTGGTGACCTGAATTCTCGAGGAGTTAGATCAGCGCCGTACCATGCATACCTGGATAGAGAACTACGGAGTCAAACCCACAGTCGATGGTTGGAAGGTAAAGTGGAAGTGATAGTAGCGACGATTGCGTTTGGTATGGGCATAGATAAACCAGATGTTCGGTTTGTCATTCACCATTCGCTTAGCAAGTCTATGGAGAATTACTATCAGGAATCTGGACGAGCTGGTAGAGACGGACTGAGAGCTGATTGTATACTTATGTATCGACTTGCCAATGTATATAAACAGAGCTGCATGGTCTTTGCAGAGACCACTGGACTGGAAAAGCTATACGCCATGGTAAAGTACTGTATCGCGCAGAGCACTTGCAGACGCGCTTTGATGGCGGAACATTTCAGCGAGGTCTGGGATGATACAGGTTGCGGTAGTGCATGTGATTTGTGCCAAGGGTGTCGGGGTGTGACACTGGAGTCCTCAAGCGCCGACTGTACTGTTCAACTCATCTATGGTATTTTAGACAAGGCTTCGCGAATGGACACAAGACTGACAGGACAGAAACTTATTGAAGCTGTTATGGGTAAAGGGTCAACTCAGCATCGAATGAAGACAGCGAGCTCACTCAACAGAGATCGGTGTGAGTTTCTGTTAGGAAACATGCTAATAGATGGCCTTATAAGGGAAGACTTCCACTTCACTCCTTACAGTACAATTAGCTACATCGTCATTGGAAATAGAAAGAGCACACTAAATTCTAATTATGTCGAGTCTTTGAACACTCGTTCACCAAGCGAAAAGGCATGTGCCGATGCAAGGATAAGCTCAGTAAAAGGTGTAAAGAGATCTAGTCATAACAGATCTGAAACAACAGTCAAAAAGGAAAAAGTCAAGGTTGCTAAAAAACCTTTGGTTCCAACAGCGAGCAGAGATGAAGCTGATGTTATTGTACTAAGCGATTAA